From Phragmites australis chromosome 5, lpPhrAust1.1, whole genome shotgun sequence, a single genomic window includes:
- the LOC133919090 gene encoding tubulin-folding cofactor C: MPSGAAVASAGMEREPEPDQPKAGGHRKHQAMLERLSKRSSSSAAAAPSSDSTGASPVEAFLSRFAAAKLAAESALSACRASPDDVPASLAAAAAAIDDLDRLVAEASHALPPYELRSALAAAADLRAAHRVVADDLRPKKSFSFRNKSRAPKNPPQDPPTMPPPPPPPEQPKPGLDSILLGFGFRGRNGATLVKDLRVSNDKDGDFSLADLVSCEVYLKGKCRALYVHKLRDCRVFVGAVLGSVLIEDVEGCTFVMAAHQIRIHEARATDFYLRVRSRPIIEDCSGVRFAPHALKYEGIEEDLRESGLEEETGNWVNVDDFKWLRAVHSPNWCLVPEEERMQIVDISEIRELEDDS, from the coding sequence ATGCCATCCGGTGCTGCCGTTGCTTCCGCCGGAATGGAGAGGGAGCCGGAGCCCGATCAGCCCAAGGCCGGCGGCCACCGCAAGCACCAGGCCATGCTCGAGCGCCTCTCCAAgaggtcctcctcctccgccgccgccgcgccctcctcgGACTCCACCGGCGCCTCCCCCGTCGAGGCCTTCCTCTCCCGCTTCGCGGCCGCCAAGCTCGCCGCGGAGTCGGCCCTCTCCGCCTGCCGTGCCTCCCCCGACGACGTGCCCGCCTCCCTCGCCGCTGCAGCCGCCGCCATCGACGACCTCGACCGCCTCGTCGCCGAGGCGTCCCACGCCCTGCCCCCCTACGAGCTCCGCTCCgccctcgccgctgccgccgaccTCCGCGCCGCCCACAGGGTTGTCGCCGACGATCtgcggcccaagaagtccttctcCTTCAGGAACAAAAGCAGGGCCCCCAAGAACCCACCTCAGGATCCCCCCACcatgccgccaccgccgccgccaccggagcAGCCAAAGCCTGGTCTTGACTCGATCTTGCTGGGGTTCGGGTTCCGGGGCAGGAACGGCGCCACCTTGGTGAAGGATCTGAGGGTCTCCAACGACAAAGATGGGGATTTCTCGCTCGCGGATTTGGTTTCCTGCGAGGTCTATCTCAAGGGCAAATGCCGGGCGCTCTACGTCCACAAGCTGAGGGATTGCCGTGTGTTCGTCGGCGCTGTTCTTGGCTCGGTGCTCATTGAGGATGTCGAAGGTTGCACATTTGTAATGGCAGCACATCAGATCAGGATTCACGAGGCACGGGCGACGGATTTCTACTTGCGGGTGAGGAGCAGGCCGATCATTGAGGATTGCAGTGGCGTGAGATTTGCACCGCATGCTTTGAAGTATGAAGGGATCGAAGAGGATTTGAGGGAGTCTGGGCTCGAGGAGGAGACTGGTAACTGGGTCAATGTGGATGACTTCAAGTGGCTCAGGGCAGTGCACTCGCCGAATTGGTGTTTGGTTCCAGAGGAAGAACGGATGCAGATTGTCGACATATCGGAGATTCGTGAGCTGGAGGATGATAGCTGA